A genomic segment from Rutidosis leptorrhynchoides isolate AG116_Rl617_1_P2 unplaced genomic scaffold, CSIRO_AGI_Rlap_v1 contig543, whole genome shotgun sequence encodes:
- the LOC139884374 gene encoding ADP-ribosylation factor 1-like has product MGILFTKLFSSLFGNKEVRILVLGLDNAGKTTILYRLQMGEVVSTIPTIGFNVETVQYNNIKFQIWDLGGQTSIRPYWRCYFPNTQAIVYVVDSSDTDRLVTAKEEFHAILEEEELKGALVLVFANKQDLPSALDAAAITEALELHKIKNRQWSIFKTSAIKGEGLFEGFDWLSNTLKAGGG; this is encoded by the exons ATGGGCATTTTGTTTACTAAATTGTTCTCTTCGCTCTTTGGTAACAAAGAGGTTCGGATCTTGGTGCTCGGTCTCGACAATGCTGGAAAAACCACTATTCTCT ATCGGCTTCAAATGGGGGAAGTTGTCTCTACAATTCCAA CCATTGGATTTAATGTTGAAACGGTGCAGTATAACAACATCAAGTTTCAAATTTGGGATCTCG GTGGACAGACAAGTATCAG GCCGTACTGGAGATGCTATTTTCCAAACACACAAGCCATAGTCTATGTTGTTGATTCAAGTGATACTGATAGGCTAGTGACTGCTAAAGAAGAATTCCATGCAATTCTCGAG GAGGAAGAGTTGAAAGGTGCCCTTGTTCTCGTTTTCGCAAACAAGCAG GATCTTCCCAGTGCACTTGATGCTGCTGCAATAACGGAAGCTTTAGAGTTGCACAAGATTAAAAATCGGCAATGGTCTATTTTTAAAACATCCGCCATAAAAGGAGAAGGTCTGTTCGAGGGCTTTGACTG GTTAAGTAATACTCTTAAGGCTGGAGGTGGCTAA